The proteins below are encoded in one region of Polynucleobacter sp. AP-Elch-400A-B2:
- a CDS encoding TIGR00645 family protein, producing MIDDKQTYIDKKLRPLPRWIFMSRWLQAPLYIGLIVAQGVYVWQFWLELAHLISMMSEKNMTETSLMLIVLGLIDVVMISNLLVMVIVGGWETFVSRLELENHPDQPEWLSHVNAGVLKVKLATAIIGISSIHLLKTFINASSHDEKTLLWQTVIHMTFVFSAVAIAYTEKLVTSTHKQN from the coding sequence ATGATCGATGACAAGCAAACCTACATAGATAAGAAACTACGCCCACTGCCACGCTGGATATTTATGTCCCGCTGGTTGCAGGCACCACTCTACATTGGCCTGATTGTTGCCCAGGGCGTCTATGTTTGGCAGTTCTGGTTAGAGTTGGCCCATTTAATCAGCATGATGTCAGAGAAAAACATGACAGAGACTTCACTCATGCTCATTGTGTTGGGCTTGATTGATGTAGTGATGATCTCGAACTTGCTAGTCATGGTGATTGTTGGCGGTTGGGAGACTTTTGTTTCTCGTTTAGAGCTAGAGAATCACCCAGATCAACCCGAGTGGTTGTCGCATGTCAATGCAGGCGTACTGAAGGTGAAGTTGGCAACGGCAATTATTGGTATCTCATCGATCCATTTGCTGAAGACCTTTATTAATGCGTCCTCACACGATGAAAAAACTTTGCTGTGGCAAACCGTCATTCACATGACCTTTGTATTTTCAGCCGTAGCGATTGCTTATACAGAAAAACTAGTGACCTCAACACATAAGCAAAATTAA
- a CDS encoding Y-family DNA polymerase, giving the protein MNQAGQINQLFALVDVNNFYVSCERVFAPKLEDVPMVVLSNNDGCAVARSAEVKALGVKMGTPWFQMKDLAQQHGIQAYSSNYTLYGDMSGRVVEVLRKFTPNLEVYSIDESFLQIETVLKQYADPTSLGQIIKQDVKDTTGLPVCVGIGASKTLAKLANHLAKKNPQFAGVCDISSMPKAMLYQWMAETAVGEVWGVGGKTAKKLKELKINSIFDLVQISPQAMRQQFGVVIERICYELRGVSCLQLEEVAPAKQQIISSRSFGKPVTSLEGLSESVATHAARGAEKLRSQKSVTGALTIFVQTNPHKPFEPQHHQSITVVLSDPSDNTLTLTSAALKGLKQIYKAGFKYKKAGVILNLLADKPTMQQSLFDDMEVKGKSAGLMKAMDSINSRFGNAAIKTAAVGTKQDWQMRSNNRSPNYTTQWDELPVVR; this is encoded by the coding sequence ATGAACCAAGCCGGCCAAATCAATCAACTCTTCGCACTGGTTGATGTAAATAATTTCTATGTATCTTGCGAGCGTGTATTTGCACCCAAGCTGGAAGATGTACCGATGGTGGTGCTATCAAATAATGATGGTTGCGCCGTAGCGCGTAGTGCCGAAGTCAAAGCGCTAGGCGTAAAGATGGGTACGCCCTGGTTTCAGATGAAAGATCTGGCTCAGCAGCATGGCATCCAAGCCTATTCATCAAACTACACCCTGTATGGCGATATGAGTGGCAGGGTAGTAGAAGTCTTAAGAAAGTTCACGCCTAATTTAGAGGTCTACAGTATTGATGAGAGCTTTCTGCAAATTGAGACAGTGCTCAAGCAATATGCTGACCCCACTAGCTTGGGTCAAATCATCAAACAAGATGTTAAAGACACTACAGGCTTGCCAGTATGCGTTGGCATTGGTGCTAGTAAGACACTGGCCAAGTTAGCCAATCACTTGGCCAAAAAGAATCCTCAGTTTGCTGGCGTGTGTGACATCAGCTCTATGCCAAAAGCAATGCTCTATCAGTGGATGGCTGAGACGGCAGTAGGTGAGGTGTGGGGTGTTGGTGGAAAGACTGCTAAGAAACTCAAAGAGCTCAAGATCAATAGCATATTTGATTTAGTACAAATATCACCACAAGCGATGCGTCAACAGTTTGGCGTTGTGATCGAGCGTATTTGCTATGAGTTGCGCGGAGTATCGTGCTTGCAGTTAGAAGAAGTGGCGCCAGCTAAACAGCAGATTATTTCCTCAAGAAGTTTTGGTAAGCCAGTCACTTCACTGGAAGGATTATCTGAGTCCGTTGCCACTCATGCCGCAAGAGGTGCTGAGAAGCTCAGAAGCCAGAAGTCAGTCACGGGCGCGCTCACGATCTTTGTGCAAACTAACCCGCACAAACCATTTGAGCCACAACATCATCAAAGCATCACAGTAGTTCTGAGTGATCCTAGCGATAACACCTTAACGCTCACTAGCGCCGCATTAAAAGGTTTGAAGCAAATCTATAAAGCAGGCTTTAAATACAAGAAGGCGGGAGTCATTCTGAATCTCTTGGCCGATAAACCGACGATGCAGCAATCGCTATTTGATGACATGGAAGTCAAAGGCAAGTCCGCTGGACTCATGAAGGCTATGGACTCCATTAATAGCCGCTTTGGTAATGCCGCCATTAAAACCGCAGCAGTTGGAACGAAGCAAGATTGGCAAATGAGGTCAAACAACAGGTCACCGAACTACACCACCCAGTGGGATGAGTTGCCGGTAGTGCGCTAA
- a CDS encoding LexA family transcriptional regulator, with the protein MTTQMIPSKATLSQAPQVLAVHDAYEFKLLSHRISAGFPSPAADYAEEGLDLNSYLVQNKPATFMFTVKGDSMMGAGICDGDKVVVDKALKPKHKDIVVAVVDDEYTIKRLYQLRGKTELQPENPNYEPITFNENSELQIWGVVVGVVRKYSHASSRNGRSA; encoded by the coding sequence ATGACGACTCAAATGATCCCTTCAAAAGCGACCTTAAGCCAGGCTCCACAAGTCTTAGCGGTTCATGACGCCTATGAGTTCAAACTTCTGAGTCACCGTATTTCAGCAGGATTTCCGAGTCCAGCAGCCGATTATGCCGAGGAAGGTCTTGATCTCAATAGCTACCTAGTTCAAAACAAACCAGCCACCTTCATGTTCACCGTCAAGGGGGACTCGATGATGGGCGCGGGTATTTGTGATGGTGACAAGGTGGTGGTCGATAAAGCCCTCAAACCAAAGCACAAAGATATCGTGGTTGCCGTAGTGGACGATGAGTACACCATCAAGCGCCTCTATCAATTACGCGGCAAAACTGAGCTTCAGCCAGAGAATCCCAATTACGAGCCCATTACCTTTAATGAGAACAGCGAACTCCAAATCTGGGGTGTAGTTGTTGGGGTAGTTCGTAAGTACAGCCATGCTAGCAGCAGAAACGGTAGGTCCGCATGA
- a CDS encoding tartrate dehydrogenase, which translates to MKTYKIASIPGDGIGKEVIPECEKVLNALSKKHPQVAFAFEHFDWGGDYYRKHGIMMPNDGLEPLRSKDAILFGSAGDPDIPDHITLWGLRLKICQGFDQYANVRPTRILPGIQTPLRNCKPEQLDWVIVRENSEGEYSGVGGRAHQGHPIEVASDMSIMTRVGVERVQRFAFKLAQSRPRKHLTVITKSNAQRHGMVMWDEIAKLVAKDFPDVTWDKELVDAATARMVNRPESLDTIVATNLHADVLSDLAAALAGSLGIAPTANLDPERRYPSMFEPIHGSAFDIMGQGLANPIGTFWSAVMMLDFLGEKELGKILMHAIEVVTANPQLHTRDLGGSAMMSDVTNAVIEEISK; encoded by the coding sequence ATGAAGACTTACAAAATAGCCTCGATTCCGGGTGATGGCATTGGCAAAGAAGTAATCCCTGAATGCGAGAAAGTATTAAACGCTTTAAGCAAAAAACATCCTCAGGTCGCCTTTGCCTTTGAGCATTTTGATTGGGGCGGCGACTACTACCGCAAGCACGGCATCATGATGCCTAATGACGGTCTAGAACCCCTACGCTCTAAAGATGCCATCTTATTTGGTTCGGCTGGCGACCCTGATATTCCGGATCACATTACGCTGTGGGGTTTGCGTCTCAAGATTTGTCAGGGCTTTGATCAATATGCCAATGTGCGCCCCACTCGCATTCTTCCTGGCATTCAAACTCCCTTGCGCAATTGCAAACCAGAACAATTGGACTGGGTGATTGTACGGGAGAACTCAGAAGGCGAGTATTCCGGGGTGGGTGGTAGAGCCCACCAAGGTCACCCAATTGAAGTGGCATCCGATATGAGCATCATGACACGCGTTGGCGTAGAGCGTGTACAGCGCTTTGCCTTTAAGCTCGCGCAGTCTCGACCCCGCAAACACCTTACAGTGATTACCAAGTCCAATGCCCAGCGACACGGCATGGTGATGTGGGATGAAATCGCTAAGCTGGTAGCCAAAGATTTTCCAGATGTAACTTGGGATAAAGAACTAGTCGATGCTGCTACCGCTCGCATGGTCAATCGCCCTGAATCACTCGATACGATTGTGGCTACTAATTTGCACGCGGATGTTTTGAGTGACTTGGCAGCAGCGCTTGCCGGCAGCTTGGGCATTGCCCCTACCGCTAATCTTGATCCAGAAAGGCGCTATCCATCGATGTTTGAGCCGATTCATGGTTCAGCATTTGACATTATGGGTCAGGGCTTGGCAAATCCCATCGGTACATTTTGGTCCGCAGTCATGATGCTCGACTTCTTAGGAGAAAAAGAGCTTGGCAAGATACTCATGCATGCAATTGAAGTCGTCACCGCTAATCCCCAATTACATACCCGAGATTTAGGAGGTTCTGCAATGATGAGTGATGTTACTAATGCAGTAATTGAGGAGATATCCAAATGA
- a CDS encoding tripartite tricarboxylate transporter substrate binding protein, translating to MNVFSLMKFAVLSLSLISVVSAQPFPDKTIQYIIPFPPAGESDLVARYQADISAKKFKQPMVVMNRAGAGGALVWSALNTYPADGTTVVGVNIPHTILQPLQEGIQYKTDDISAIYYYHFTPDALMVSADSPYKTYQEFIAAAKKEPGKINLAGSAQYSANHMAVERLNKLAGVKINYVPFKGTGDLITALIGMHVDGAMGYLPLAIQQKSKVRTLAIATEKRNPALPDVPTFKELGLNWVDGAYRGVAVPKATPLVLQQKMSDYFAQLNADPETKKKLEDSGFVIVDVPLSKMPAFMKEKIPQAMEDAKNAGMIK from the coding sequence ATGAATGTATTTTCACTAATGAAGTTTGCTGTGCTCTCTTTAAGCCTTATCTCAGTGGTCAGCGCACAGCCATTCCCTGATAAAACCATCCAATACATCATCCCCTTCCCACCCGCTGGAGAGTCTGACTTAGTAGCGCGCTATCAAGCCGATATTTCCGCCAAAAAGTTCAAGCAACCAATGGTGGTCATGAATCGCGCAGGCGCCGGTGGTGCACTCGTCTGGAGCGCTCTCAATACCTATCCCGCTGATGGCACTACCGTAGTCGGCGTCAATATTCCCCATACGATCTTGCAGCCATTGCAAGAAGGAATTCAGTACAAGACTGATGACATCAGTGCAATCTACTACTACCACTTCACTCCAGATGCCCTGATGGTCTCTGCTGATAGCCCCTACAAAACCTATCAAGAGTTTATTGCCGCTGCCAAAAAAGAACCTGGCAAGATCAATCTTGCTGGCTCTGCGCAATACTCTGCAAACCATATGGCAGTAGAGCGCCTAAATAAATTAGCCGGCGTGAAAATTAATTACGTTCCGTTTAAAGGTACTGGAGATTTAATTACCGCCTTAATTGGGATGCACGTAGATGGCGCTATGGGTTATCTCCCCCTAGCGATTCAGCAAAAATCTAAGGTACGCACTCTCGCGATTGCTACTGAAAAACGGAACCCCGCCCTACCAGATGTACCTACATTTAAAGAATTGGGCTTGAACTGGGTGGATGGCGCTTACCGCGGCGTTGCAGTACCTAAGGCTACACCACTAGTTTTGCAGCAAAAAATGTCTGATTATTTTGCACAGCTCAATGCCGATCCTGAAACGAAGAAGAAACTAGAAGACTCGGGCTTTGTAATTGTCGATGTTCCACTCTCAAAAATGCCTGCGTTTATGAAAGAGAAAATCCCTCAGGCAATGGAAGATGCAAAGAATGCTGGGATGATTAAGTAA
- a CDS encoding tetratricopeptide repeat protein — protein MNIRKVINLFVGVCAAALLLTSNAVFAEATLPEVYKAVQSGQMAKADAMMKEVLQNHPNSAKAHYVAAELYAKEGKVEAARNHFITAQNLAPGLPFAQAESVQKLQVQLASTQVAPAATQTSIFSNPLFWGLIAILVIGVMIVMKRRKAEAVQVYNAPSAGYPGTPSGPAGYPGGPGYPGAPAAGGMGSGLMGSLATGAALGAGMYAGQALASNLMGGHDNGHSNAGTNPNLNQVGGPASLDPNFGVNDASSWDDGGSSSWDDSGGGDFMSDV, from the coding sequence ATGAACATTCGTAAGGTAATTAATTTATTCGTTGGCGTATGCGCAGCAGCGCTACTGTTAACCAGCAATGCTGTGTTTGCCGAGGCAACTTTGCCAGAGGTATACAAGGCTGTGCAATCTGGGCAGATGGCTAAAGCCGATGCCATGATGAAAGAGGTTCTGCAAAATCATCCTAATAGTGCAAAGGCGCACTATGTGGCAGCTGAGCTTTATGCCAAAGAGGGTAAGGTAGAAGCAGCGCGCAATCATTTCATCACGGCTCAAAACTTAGCTCCTGGTTTGCCATTTGCGCAAGCGGAGTCTGTACAAAAACTCCAAGTGCAATTAGCCAGCACTCAAGTTGCACCCGCTGCCACTCAGACATCCATTTTCAGTAACCCACTCTTTTGGGGTTTGATTGCCATTTTGGTCATCGGTGTCATGATTGTGATGAAGCGTCGTAAGGCAGAAGCAGTTCAGGTCTACAACGCACCAAGCGCTGGATACCCTGGTACTCCAAGCGGTCCTGCTGGCTATCCTGGTGGTCCTGGATACCCTGGAGCTCCAGCTGCAGGTGGCATGGGTAGCGGCTTGATGGGTAGTCTTGCAACTGGTGCTGCATTAGGTGCTGGTATGTACGCTGGTCAAGCACTAGCAAGCAACCTCATGGGTGGTCACGATAACGGCCATTCCAATGCCGGCACTAACCCCAATCTAAATCAAGTGGGCGGCCCAGCATCTTTAGATCCAAACTTTGGTGTGAATGATGCCAGCTCTTGGGATGATGGCGGCTCCAGTTCATGGGATGACAGTGGTGGTGGCGACTTTATGAGTGACGTTTAA
- a CDS encoding BrnT family toxin: protein MKLSYDSAKNDSNIAKHGLSLSEAELIDWGSAISWVDHRKNYGEERRVALALINKRLHCVVYVGLKTSVRIISLRKANNREMNTYEEKTN from the coding sequence ATGAAATTATCTTATGACTCAGCTAAAAATGATTCCAATATTGCAAAACATGGATTGTCACTCTCCGAGGCAGAGCTTATTGATTGGGGCTCAGCTATCAGCTGGGTTGATCATAGAAAAAATTATGGTGAGGAAAGGCGCGTAGCGTTGGCTCTAATTAATAAACGCCTGCATTGTGTAGTTTATGTTGGGCTTAAAACGAGCGTGAGAATAATCAGCTTAAGAAAAGCAAATAACCGCGAGATGAATACCTATGAAGAAAAAACTAATTAG
- a CDS encoding BrnA antitoxin family protein, translated as MKKKLIRHSAAEDAAITKAAMEDPDSIPFTDEEWEKAKHTMVRGRGRPLGSGSKEQVTLRIDKDVLDFYKSKGEGWQTFINLVLGEIKKEAKSISAVEKKIIKGNLISNKLKIAA; from the coding sequence ATGAAGAAAAAACTAATTAGACATAGCGCTGCAGAAGATGCTGCAATCACCAAAGCCGCCATGGAAGATCCAGACTCCATTCCGTTCACCGATGAAGAGTGGGAGAAAGCCAAGCACACGATGGTTCGCGGTCGCGGCAGACCATTAGGCAGCGGCAGCAAAGAGCAAGTTACCCTGAGAATCGATAAAGATGTTTTAGATTTCTACAAATCCAAGGGTGAAGGTTGGCAGACCTTTATCAATCTAGTATTGGGTGAGATTAAAAAAGAAGCTAAATCGATATCGGCGGTTGAGAAGAAAATCATCAAGGGCAATTTAATATCAAACAAACTAAAAATTGCCGCCTAA
- a CDS encoding exodeoxyribonuclease V subunit beta — translation MSNSTFPVEIACDPNRSVIVSACAGSGKTWLLVTRMARLLLAGAKPQEILALTFTRKAAQEMRDRLYRLLEEFSQSSDEQLFQHLTDRGLTTDEAKALLPTAKSLYAKVLSSPQGIVIDTFHGWFGRLLGAAPISTGIQPGFSLREDGKRLQDECLDDWWGNLPAGIAVHYDTLLKALGASETQKFLMSNYSLFKQRGAWTFFSQACKAHGTTPIEKLKTDLTRLTIDNPLNVIWSAINAKADLEYLHRCFSNSSATEMAYAPSIQMAIDLKAKGGDVMEIASILQLVFLTQDDTNRTSNDKAAGDLKKYLKKEGELDREQEHVTYKQAWATAFLEFVAWKKEQEAFALNEAWFAMSAAMMDHVNITKESMRVRDFDDLEIGVSQLMADSANAAYLQSRLDAKYKHILVDEFQDTNPLQWQILRAWLEGYGQDESKPTVFIVGDPKQSIYRFRRADPRLFNDAQAFLVKEMNAASLNQNTTRRNAPRINDAVNQIFGTEQLPESYPFTAQNTLWKAPPGNTTEAPYSNEGEAYLLPLVKYEAQDLEQRAGNAFEQAIVDTRQTADVTQRYVEGQQVSALMQHLIQTRPVVDRINGQEVWRKARESDFLLLVKRRKYLPQFERALREAGVAFESSRLGGLLNTLEIDDLIALLTVLVTPRHDLPLAQVLRSPIFAFTESQMQILAKAVASHQYRSWWDALQDSPDASLMQAARYLEHWRMLGERLPVHDLLDHIYQESDLRIKYASVSQEIARAQVLANLDAFLELALNQDGGRYPSLGRFIEEINTIRRGDDDETPDEGDVDAEPDLVELDEESELSEEDKNKRVRMMTIHGAKGLESPFVIMLDANHTEGKADHRGVLLDWPPESESPSHLSMYTLATLTNPRSEVRERELLIGKNENWNLLYVAMTRAKQGLWISGVAKAPTAKNPSGLDEKSWYGRARLGQLAVLEDQPAPLKNTSPAPTSQKPGNPKDFMMDDFEVSWVAAKVSHEQQLKDIESGMTLKVFQEDSSTPDNSKILEEGVHFHQLLEHLTLQTGATEPEAMSTEQIARWLGISNESASKALDQATTVLNTQELAQYLTSNQWVQAWNEIDVVSLDGKSFRLDRLVECDDHLAILDYKLTIPEVGSEAHNKYRAQLNNYKQELARIRPDKPTKAFLISARGEISEVN, via the coding sequence GTGAGTAACTCTACATTCCCAGTCGAGATTGCTTGCGATCCCAATCGCTCGGTGATTGTGTCTGCTTGCGCAGGCAGCGGTAAGACCTGGTTATTGGTTACCCGCATGGCTCGCCTCCTTTTGGCTGGTGCCAAGCCTCAAGAGATCCTTGCACTCACGTTTACCAGAAAAGCTGCGCAAGAGATGCGTGATCGCCTCTATCGTTTGTTGGAGGAGTTTTCACAATCGAGTGATGAGCAGCTATTCCAGCATTTAACTGATCGGGGTCTGACTACCGATGAGGCGAAGGCACTACTACCTACCGCCAAGTCTTTGTATGCCAAAGTACTGTCAAGCCCACAAGGGATTGTGATTGATACCTTCCATGGTTGGTTTGGCAGACTCTTAGGTGCGGCTCCAATCTCAACCGGTATTCAGCCTGGCTTTAGTTTGCGAGAAGATGGAAAGCGTTTGCAAGATGAGTGCCTGGATGACTGGTGGGGTAATTTGCCTGCAGGTATTGCAGTGCATTACGACACCCTATTAAAGGCGCTTGGTGCAAGTGAGACCCAAAAGTTCCTGATGAGTAATTACAGCCTTTTTAAGCAAAGAGGCGCTTGGACCTTCTTCTCGCAAGCATGCAAAGCGCATGGCACTACCCCGATTGAGAAACTCAAAACGGATTTAACGAGACTGACGATCGATAATCCGCTCAATGTAATTTGGAGTGCCATTAACGCTAAAGCAGACTTAGAGTATTTGCATCGCTGCTTTAGTAATAGCAGTGCTACAGAAATGGCTTACGCACCCAGCATTCAGATGGCAATCGACCTCAAGGCCAAGGGTGGTGATGTGATGGAGATAGCATCGATATTGCAGTTAGTATTTTTGACCCAAGACGACACCAATCGCACTTCGAATGACAAAGCTGCCGGCGATCTTAAGAAATACCTTAAAAAAGAGGGTGAGCTAGATCGCGAGCAAGAGCATGTGACTTATAAACAAGCTTGGGCAACAGCGTTCTTAGAATTTGTTGCTTGGAAAAAAGAGCAAGAGGCCTTCGCGCTCAATGAAGCTTGGTTTGCAATGAGCGCCGCAATGATGGACCACGTCAACATCACCAAAGAGTCCATGCGTGTGCGTGACTTTGATGATCTGGAGATTGGTGTCAGCCAGTTAATGGCGGACTCTGCTAATGCAGCCTACTTGCAGTCGAGACTAGATGCGAAGTACAAACACATTCTGGTTGATGAGTTTCAGGACACCAATCCTTTACAGTGGCAAATTCTGCGGGCATGGTTAGAAGGTTATGGTCAGGATGAGTCTAAACCCACCGTCTTTATCGTAGGGGATCCCAAACAATCGATTTACCGATTCCGCCGCGCCGACCCGAGATTATTTAATGATGCGCAGGCTTTCTTGGTAAAAGAAATGAACGCAGCATCCTTAAATCAAAACACGACCCGCCGTAATGCACCAAGAATCAACGATGCAGTAAATCAGATCTTCGGCACTGAACAATTGCCAGAGTCATATCCATTTACTGCGCAAAACACTTTGTGGAAAGCGCCACCAGGAAATACTACAGAAGCGCCATATTCAAACGAGGGTGAAGCCTATTTATTGCCTCTCGTGAAATACGAGGCCCAGGATCTAGAGCAAAGAGCTGGCAATGCTTTTGAGCAAGCCATTGTGGATACGCGGCAAACTGCTGATGTCACTCAGCGCTATGTCGAGGGGCAACAGGTCAGTGCATTGATGCAGCATCTCATTCAGACACGTCCTGTAGTGGATCGCATCAATGGTCAAGAAGTCTGGCGCAAGGCAAGGGAGAGTGATTTCTTATTATTGGTGAAGCGCCGCAAGTACCTCCCGCAATTCGAGCGTGCTCTACGTGAGGCAGGTGTAGCGTTCGAGAGTTCAAGGCTCGGTGGTTTACTCAATACCCTAGAGATTGATGATCTGATTGCACTCTTAACTGTCTTGGTAACGCCGCGCCATGATTTGCCGCTGGCACAGGTGTTGAGAAGTCCGATCTTTGCGTTTACTGAAAGCCAAATGCAAATCCTTGCTAAGGCAGTCGCTTCACATCAATACCGCTCTTGGTGGGATGCTTTGCAAGACAGCCCAGATGCCAGCTTGATGCAGGCAGCGCGGTATTTAGAGCATTGGCGCATGCTGGGTGAGCGCCTTCCAGTGCACGACTTGCTGGACCACATCTATCAAGAGAGCGATTTGCGGATTAAATACGCAAGCGTTTCTCAAGAAATTGCCCGCGCGCAAGTCTTGGCGAACCTCGATGCCTTCCTAGAGCTGGCACTCAATCAAGATGGCGGCCGTTATCCAAGCTTGGGTCGCTTTATTGAAGAGATCAATACCATTCGTCGTGGCGATGATGATGAAACTCCAGATGAAGGAGATGTGGATGCTGAGCCTGATTTAGTAGAGCTCGATGAAGAGAGTGAGTTATCGGAGGAAGATAAAAACAAGCGCGTTCGTATGATGACGATTCATGGAGCAAAAGGCTTGGAATCTCCGTTTGTAATCATGCTCGATGCGAACCACACTGAAGGCAAGGCAGATCATCGTGGCGTCTTATTGGATTGGCCGCCTGAGAGTGAGAGTCCTAGTCATTTATCGATGTATACCTTAGCCACCTTAACCAATCCTCGTAGTGAAGTGCGTGAACGCGAGCTACTCATTGGTAAGAACGAGAACTGGAATCTACTCTACGTGGCAATGACCAGGGCGAAGCAGGGGCTGTGGATTAGTGGTGTCGCAAAGGCACCCACCGCAAAGAATCCTTCAGGCTTAGATGAGAAGTCTTGGTATGGCAGAGCGAGGCTAGGGCAGTTGGCTGTTCTTGAGGATCAACCCGCACCATTAAAAAACACAAGCCCAGCGCCAACAAGTCAGAAACCAGGCAATCCAAAGGATTTCATGATGGATGACTTTGAGGTTTCCTGGGTTGCGGCCAAGGTGAGTCATGAGCAGCAACTCAAAGATATCGAGAGTGGCATGACGCTCAAAGTCTTCCAGGAAGATAGCAGTACACCAGATAACTCCAAAATATTAGAAGAGGGCGTGCACTTTCATCAACTGCTAGAGCATCTCACCCTGCAAACTGGAGCAACAGAACCAGAAGCCATGAGCACAGAACAAATCGCTCGCTGGCTTGGCATTAGTAATGAATCAGCAAGCAAAGCGCTAGACCAAGCAACCACTGTTCTCAACACGCAAGAGCTTGCGCAATACCTCACTTCAAATCAGTGGGTGCAAGCTTGGAATGAGATTGATGTTGTGAGCTTGGATGGCAAAAGTTTCCGCCTAGACCGCTTAGTAGAGTGTGATGATCACTTAGCCATCTTGGATTACAAGCTCACGATCCCTGAGGTGGGCAGTGAAGCTCACAATAAATACCGCGCACAGCTCAATAACTACAAACAGGAGCTTGCCAGAATACGTCCAGATAAGCCTACCAAAGCCTTTTTAATATCCGCTAGAGGTGAGATTTCAGAAGTTAATTAA